In Ammospiza caudacuta isolate bAmmCau1 chromosome 2, bAmmCau1.pri, whole genome shotgun sequence, a genomic segment contains:
- the TDRD3 gene encoding tudor domain-containing protein 3 isoform X1, translated as MADRARAALSESGWCLSDEGIEACLSSSEKVNTNDIILVALNTDLRTIGKKFLPSDINGGKVEKLEGPCVLQIQKIRNVAAPKDNEESQAAPRMLRLQMTDGHTSCTAIEYSSMSKISLNTPPGTKIKLSGIVEVRNGFLLLDDSNTAVLGGEVEHLIEKWELQRSLAKHNRSNIGTEGGPPPFVPFGQKCASYVQVDSRDLDRRKTLQMTNTVKPVADNDEFEKQRTAAIAEVAKSKETKTFGGGGGSSRSNLSVSAGGNRNRELFQKEKIAKPEGKNEGVYRELVDEKALKHITEMGFSKEAARQALMDNSNSLEAALNFLLNNSKQKPIQGPPPRGKGKGRGRIRPEDEEELGNARPSAPSTLFDFLESKMGTLTVEEPKLQFQPTHQVQHKVMNTEQNGIKENHSRHVSRNDMRQPRNEKPPRFQKDFQNSRQALESGGLPRNRGPERHSSLEHWTDEKNKSDRHYPRNDRSKDLGYPITTHQSDITFKKRDNNMQNRVGKGVSFSEFKENSAAQDVTDNNNQKRGKRENQTHNSENFCDRKARTISNEAFMVKREQHFGVNNDYQNPSRTDNFSAIPNGDTEHHQKGRRVGPIKSSGPTVIPSFDDKMLYYNTGPKKRTGPIKPEKILEPSSHMEYGKSWRPGDECFALYWEDNKFYRAEIEALHSSGTTAVVKFSDYGNYEEVLLSNIRPVHADTWEEEEETYEQTLEFRRGGDGQPRRSTRPTQQFYQPPRARN; from the exons gtGTCTTTCAGATGAAGGAATTGAAGCTTGCTTAAGTTCATCTGAAAAAGTTAATACGAATGATATTATCCTAGTTGCCCTTAAT ACAGATTTAAGAACGATTGGCAAGAAATTCCTCCCCAGTGACATCAATGGTGGAAAGGTGGAAAAG CTGGAAGGGCCATGTGTCctgcaaatacagaaaattcGCAATGTTGCTGCACCAAAGGATAATGAAGAATCTCAGGCTGCTCCCAGAATGCTGCGTTTACAGATGACTGATGGACACACAAGCTGCACAGCTATAGAATACAGTAGCATGTCAAAAATAAG CCTCAACACTCCACCTGGAACAAAAATTAAGCTTTCAGGAATTGTTGAAGTGAGAAATGGATTTTTGCTGTTGGATGACAGTAACACAGCAGTTCTTGGAGGTGAAGTGGAGCATCTTATAGAAAAGTGGGAATTACAAAGG AGTTTGGCAAAACACAATAGGAGTAACATTGGAACAGAAGGTGGCCCTCCTCCTTTTGTACCTTTTGGGCAG aaatgtgCATCTTATGTGCAAGTGGATAGCAGAGATCTTGATCGCAGAAAGACTCTGCAAATGACAAATACTGTAAAACCTGTTGCGGACAATGATGAATTTGAAAAGCAGAGAACAGCTGCTATTGCAGAAGTAGCAAAGAGCAAAGAG ACCAAGACATTTGGAGGAGGTGGTGGTAGTAGCAGAAGCAATCTCAGTGTGAGTGCTGGAGGGAATCGAAACAGGGAACTGTTCCAGAAAGAGAAGATAGCAAAACCAGAGGGGAAGAATGAAGGCGTCTACCGAGAACTG GTTGATGAAAAGGCTCTAAAACACATAACAGAGATGGGTTTTAGCAAAGAAGCAGCAAGACAGGCACTTATGGATAACAGTAACAGCCTGGAGGCAGcattaaattttcttctgaacAACAGTAAACAGAAACCCATTCAGGGACCACCACCTAGAG GTAAGGGGAAGGGCCGAGGCCGAATAAGACCTGAAGATGAAGAAGAGCTAGGAAATGCCAGACCATCTGCACCAAGCACACTGTTTGATTTCTTGGAATCCAAAATGGGTACTCTAACAGTAGAGG aaCCAAAATTGCAATTTCAGCCAACACATCAAGTACAGCACAAAGTTATGAATACAGAACAGAATGGCATCAAAGAGAATCATTCAAGACACGTTTCTCGCAATGACATGAGACAACCAAGGAATGAGAAACCCCCTCGTTTTCAAAAGGATTTTCAGAATTCAAGGCAGGCTTTGGAAAGTGGTGGGTTACCAAGAAACAGAGGTCCTGAAAGGCACAGCTCTTTAGAACACTggacagatgaaaaaaataaaagtgacaGACATTATCCTAGAAATGACAGGTCAAAGGATTTGGGTTATCCCATAACCACTCACCAGAGTGATATTACTTTCAAAAAAAGGGATAACAACATGCAAAACAGAGTAGGAAAAGGAGTGTCTTTCTCAGAATTCAAGGAAAATTCTGCTGCTCAAGATGTGACAGACAACAATAACCAGAAAcgtgggaaaagggaaaaccaaACACACAATTCAGAAAATTTTTGTGATAGGAAGGCACGAACAATAAGTAATGAAGCCTTTATGGTAAAACGTGAGCAACATTTTGGTGTTAATAATGATTACCAAAATCCAAGTAGGACTGATAATTTCAGTGCTATACCAAATGGAGATACTGAGCATCATCAGAAAGGAAGACGAGTAGGACCTATCAAATCGTCAGGACCCACTGTGATCCCATCTTTTGATGATAAAATGTTGTATTACAACACTGGTCCCAAAAAGAGAACTGGGCCCATCAAACCAGAGAAAATACTGGAACCATCGAGTCACATGGAGTATGGAAAAAGTTGGAGACCAGGGGATGAATGCTTTGCTCTTTATTGGGAAGACAACAAG tTCTACCGGGCAGAAATTGAAGCTCTCCATTCTTCTGGGACAACTGCAGTTGTTAAATTCAGTGATTATGGAAATTATGAAGAGGTGCTTCTCAGCAACATCAGGCCTGTTCATGCAGACACATGG
- the TDRD3 gene encoding tudor domain-containing protein 3 isoform X2 translates to MLRLQMTDGHTSCTAIEYSSMSKISLNTPPGTKIKLSGIVEVRNGFLLLDDSNTAVLGGEVEHLIEKWELQRSLAKHNRSNIGTEGGPPPFVPFGQKCASYVQVDSRDLDRRKTLQMTNTVKPVADNDEFEKQRTAAIAEVAKSKETKTFGGGGGSSRSNLSVSAGGNRNRELFQKEKIAKPEGKNEGVYRELVDEKALKHITEMGFSKEAARQALMDNSNSLEAALNFLLNNSKQKPIQGPPPRGKGKGRGRIRPEDEEELGNARPSAPSTLFDFLESKMGTLTVEEPKLQFQPTHQVQHKVMNTEQNGIKENHSRHVSRNDMRQPRNEKPPRFQKDFQNSRQALESGGLPRNRGPERHSSLEHWTDEKNKSDRHYPRNDRSKDLGYPITTHQSDITFKKRDNNMQNRVGKGVSFSEFKENSAAQDVTDNNNQKRGKRENQTHNSENFCDRKARTISNEAFMVKREQHFGVNNDYQNPSRTDNFSAIPNGDTEHHQKGRRVGPIKSSGPTVIPSFDDKMLYYNTGPKKRTGPIKPEKILEPSSHMEYGKSWRPGDECFALYWEDNKFYRAEIEALHSSGTTAVVKFSDYGNYEEVLLSNIRPVHADTWEEEEETYEQTLEFRRGGDGQPRRSTRPTQQFYQPPRARN, encoded by the exons ATGCTGCGTTTACAGATGACTGATGGACACACAAGCTGCACAGCTATAGAATACAGTAGCATGTCAAAAATAAG CCTCAACACTCCACCTGGAACAAAAATTAAGCTTTCAGGAATTGTTGAAGTGAGAAATGGATTTTTGCTGTTGGATGACAGTAACACAGCAGTTCTTGGAGGTGAAGTGGAGCATCTTATAGAAAAGTGGGAATTACAAAGG AGTTTGGCAAAACACAATAGGAGTAACATTGGAACAGAAGGTGGCCCTCCTCCTTTTGTACCTTTTGGGCAG aaatgtgCATCTTATGTGCAAGTGGATAGCAGAGATCTTGATCGCAGAAAGACTCTGCAAATGACAAATACTGTAAAACCTGTTGCGGACAATGATGAATTTGAAAAGCAGAGAACAGCTGCTATTGCAGAAGTAGCAAAGAGCAAAGAG ACCAAGACATTTGGAGGAGGTGGTGGTAGTAGCAGAAGCAATCTCAGTGTGAGTGCTGGAGGGAATCGAAACAGGGAACTGTTCCAGAAAGAGAAGATAGCAAAACCAGAGGGGAAGAATGAAGGCGTCTACCGAGAACTG GTTGATGAAAAGGCTCTAAAACACATAACAGAGATGGGTTTTAGCAAAGAAGCAGCAAGACAGGCACTTATGGATAACAGTAACAGCCTGGAGGCAGcattaaattttcttctgaacAACAGTAAACAGAAACCCATTCAGGGACCACCACCTAGAG GTAAGGGGAAGGGCCGAGGCCGAATAAGACCTGAAGATGAAGAAGAGCTAGGAAATGCCAGACCATCTGCACCAAGCACACTGTTTGATTTCTTGGAATCCAAAATGGGTACTCTAACAGTAGAGG aaCCAAAATTGCAATTTCAGCCAACACATCAAGTACAGCACAAAGTTATGAATACAGAACAGAATGGCATCAAAGAGAATCATTCAAGACACGTTTCTCGCAATGACATGAGACAACCAAGGAATGAGAAACCCCCTCGTTTTCAAAAGGATTTTCAGAATTCAAGGCAGGCTTTGGAAAGTGGTGGGTTACCAAGAAACAGAGGTCCTGAAAGGCACAGCTCTTTAGAACACTggacagatgaaaaaaataaaagtgacaGACATTATCCTAGAAATGACAGGTCAAAGGATTTGGGTTATCCCATAACCACTCACCAGAGTGATATTACTTTCAAAAAAAGGGATAACAACATGCAAAACAGAGTAGGAAAAGGAGTGTCTTTCTCAGAATTCAAGGAAAATTCTGCTGCTCAAGATGTGACAGACAACAATAACCAGAAAcgtgggaaaagggaaaaccaaACACACAATTCAGAAAATTTTTGTGATAGGAAGGCACGAACAATAAGTAATGAAGCCTTTATGGTAAAACGTGAGCAACATTTTGGTGTTAATAATGATTACCAAAATCCAAGTAGGACTGATAATTTCAGTGCTATACCAAATGGAGATACTGAGCATCATCAGAAAGGAAGACGAGTAGGACCTATCAAATCGTCAGGACCCACTGTGATCCCATCTTTTGATGATAAAATGTTGTATTACAACACTGGTCCCAAAAAGAGAACTGGGCCCATCAAACCAGAGAAAATACTGGAACCATCGAGTCACATGGAGTATGGAAAAAGTTGGAGACCAGGGGATGAATGCTTTGCTCTTTATTGGGAAGACAACAAG tTCTACCGGGCAGAAATTGAAGCTCTCCATTCTTCTGGGACAACTGCAGTTGTTAAATTCAGTGATTATGGAAATTATGAAGAGGTGCTTCTCAGCAACATCAGGCCTGTTCATGCAGACACATGG